In a single window of the Amycolatopsis sp. cg5 genome:
- a CDS encoding LysR family transcriptional regulator yields the protein MELRQIEYFLAVVDHGGVTPAAAALRVAQPSVSQGIRALERELGVLLFDRIGRTLMVTSAGTAFIGPARRLLRGVAAAEGFFTDAGGVPRGRLDIHAWPFVTAHPVAELVGGFRQRFPQVSVRINELSDEQAAASLIRKGHCELVFCYLPVLARGLPTVELGTHEYWLAFPPGTEVPAADPLPLSELPDIGWVGVPKGSSQRTLVEQALRTAGARTRMSSVLQNRQAIPGFVLSGVGAGWLESSVARRLIGHGAVVRAVDPPIKRAYGMIYDPARLSPAGKAFVDLVTG from the coding sequence GTGGAGCTGCGGCAGATCGAGTACTTCCTCGCGGTCGTCGACCACGGCGGGGTCACCCCGGCCGCGGCGGCGTTGCGGGTCGCGCAACCCTCGGTGTCGCAGGGCATCCGGGCGCTGGAACGTGAACTCGGCGTGCTGCTGTTCGACCGGATCGGCCGTACGCTGATGGTGACCTCGGCGGGCACCGCGTTCATCGGGCCAGCCAGGCGCCTGCTGCGCGGGGTCGCCGCCGCCGAAGGGTTCTTCACCGACGCGGGCGGGGTCCCGCGCGGGCGTCTCGACATCCACGCCTGGCCGTTCGTCACCGCGCATCCGGTGGCCGAGCTGGTCGGCGGGTTCCGGCAGCGGTTCCCCCAGGTTTCCGTGCGCATCAACGAACTTTCGGACGAACAGGCGGCCGCGTCGCTGATCCGCAAGGGACACTGCGAGCTGGTGTTCTGCTACCTGCCCGTGCTCGCGCGCGGGCTGCCGACCGTCGAACTCGGCACCCACGAGTACTGGCTCGCGTTCCCGCCGGGCACCGAGGTGCCCGCCGCCGATCCGCTGCCGCTGTCCGAACTGCCCGACATCGGCTGGGTCGGCGTGCCGAAAGGCAGCTCCCAGCGCACTCTGGTCGAACAGGCGCTGCGCACCGCGGGCGCGCGCACCCGGATGTCGTCGGTGCTGCAGAACCGCCAGGCGATCCCGGGTTTCGTGCTGTCCGGTGTCGGCGCCGGCTGGCTCGAAAGCTCGGTCGCGCGACGCCTGATCGGCCACGGCGCGGTGGTCCGCGCGGTCGATCCCCCGATCAAGCGCGCCTACGGCATGATCTACGACCCGGCCCGCCTTTCCCCTGCCGGCAAGGCCTTCGTGGACCTCGTGACGGGATAA
- a CDS encoding TetR/AcrR family transcriptional regulator — translation MSEPLGSRERRKLQTRRAISEAAIALFVDRGFDHVSVAEVAVAAEVSKMTVFNYFATKEDLVLYRVEGLFEQPASQVREREPGESPVAALRRNFLRGLAEREPATGLNDDDGYLAFQHLVMGSPTLKLRLIDHGKRTEQALACAFTEVLDAFTAKLAAAQVIAVQYALVCCNLTRVLGGQSAADLYPSAVDEAECGFGMLLSGLRDTALV, via the coding sequence ATGAGCGAGCCTTTGGGTTCGCGCGAGCGCAGGAAGCTGCAGACGCGCCGTGCGATCTCCGAAGCCGCGATCGCGTTGTTCGTCGATCGCGGCTTCGACCATGTTTCCGTCGCGGAGGTCGCCGTCGCGGCGGAGGTGTCGAAGATGACGGTCTTCAACTACTTCGCGACCAAGGAAGATCTGGTGCTCTACCGGGTCGAGGGCCTGTTCGAACAGCCGGCGAGCCAGGTCCGCGAGCGCGAGCCCGGTGAGTCCCCGGTGGCCGCGCTGCGGCGGAATTTCCTGCGTGGCCTCGCCGAGCGGGAGCCCGCGACCGGGCTCAACGACGACGACGGCTACCTCGCGTTCCAGCATCTGGTGATGGGCTCGCCGACGTTGAAGCTGCGCCTGATCGACCACGGCAAGCGCACCGAGCAGGCGCTCGCCTGCGCGTTCACCGAGGTGCTCGACGCGTTCACCGCCAAGCTCGCGGCCGCGCAGGTCATCGCCGTCCAGTACGCGCTGGTCTGCTGCAACCTGACCCGCGTGCTCGGCGGCCAGTCCGCCGCGGACCTCTACCCGAGCGCGGTCGACGAGGCCGAGTGCGGCTTCGGCATGCTGCTCAGCGGCCTCCGAGACACCGCGCTCGTGTGA
- a CDS encoding dihydrolipoamide acetyltransferase family protein: MPDFLLPDLGEGLTEALIVNWLVNVGDTITVDQPVVEVETAKASVEVPSPFAGVISTLHGEPGQSLAVGTPLISVSESVKSEEDSGNVLIGYGTSATKRRNRRARVSVAPVTARAPKTGVISPLVRQLAKERGLDLARIDGSGPHGIVRRIDVEKAVEKATAKPVVVKSGERRIPLKGIRKTVADKLSRSRREIPEATVWVDVDATRLMAARAALKPVSLLALIARFAVLGLRKFPELNSRVDGDEIVVLDDVHLGFAAQTDRGLVVPVVRDAHALATPELSEAIAERTNAARQGSLTPADLTGGTFTINNYGVFGVDGSAAIINHPEAAILGIGRIIDRPWVVDGQLGVRKVCELTLAFDHRVCDGGTAGGFLRFVADCVEEPLKAL, translated from the coding sequence GTGCCTGATTTCCTGCTGCCCGATCTCGGCGAGGGCCTGACCGAGGCGCTGATCGTGAACTGGCTGGTGAACGTCGGCGACACCATCACCGTCGACCAGCCGGTGGTCGAGGTCGAGACGGCCAAGGCCTCGGTCGAGGTGCCGTCGCCGTTCGCCGGCGTGATCAGCACGCTGCACGGTGAGCCGGGGCAGTCGCTGGCCGTCGGCACGCCCCTGATTTCCGTGAGCGAGTCCGTCAAGTCCGAAGAGGACAGCGGCAATGTCCTGATCGGATATGGGACATCGGCGACGAAACGCCGCAACCGCCGCGCTCGGGTGAGCGTCGCGCCAGTCACCGCACGCGCGCCGAAAACGGGCGTGATCTCGCCGCTGGTGCGGCAGCTCGCCAAGGAGCGCGGGCTCGACCTGGCCCGGATCGACGGCAGCGGCCCGCACGGCATCGTGCGCCGGATCGATGTCGAAAAAGCTGTGGAGAAAGCGACCGCGAAGCCGGTCGTGGTCAAGAGCGGAGAGCGCCGGATTCCGTTGAAGGGCATCCGGAAGACCGTCGCCGACAAGCTCTCGCGGTCACGCCGCGAGATCCCCGAGGCGACCGTCTGGGTGGACGTCGACGCGACGCGCCTGATGGCGGCGCGCGCCGCGCTCAAGCCGGTCAGCCTGCTCGCGCTGATCGCCCGGTTCGCCGTGCTCGGCCTGCGCAAGTTCCCCGAGCTGAACTCGCGCGTGGACGGCGACGAGATCGTCGTGCTCGACGACGTGCATCTCGGGTTCGCCGCGCAGACCGACCGGGGCCTGGTCGTCCCGGTCGTGCGCGACGCGCACGCGCTGGCGACGCCCGAATTGTCCGAGGCGATCGCCGAGCGCACGAACGCTGCCAGGCAAGGGAGTTTGACGCCCGCCGACCTCACCGGCGGCACGTTCACCATCAACAACTACGGCGTGTTCGGCGTCGACGGCTCGGCGGCGATCATCAACCACCCCGAGGCCGCGATACTCGGCATCGGCCGGATCATCGACCGGCCGTGGGTGGTCGACGGGCAGCTGGGCGTCCGGAAGGTGTGCGAGCTGACGCTGGCGTTCGATCACCGCGTCTGCGACGGCGGCACCGCGGGCGGGTTCCTGCGGTTCGTGGCGGACTGCGTCGAGGAGCCGCTCAAAGCGCTGTAG
- a CDS encoding alpha-ketoacid dehydrogenase subunit beta, which produces MAGALNAAMADALAADDRVLVFGEDVGPLGGVFRVTDGLSERFGERRVFDTPLAESGIVGTAIGMAMNGLRPVVEMQFDAFAYPAFEQITSHLAKMRNRTQGKVELPVVIRIPYGGGIGGVEHHCDSSEAYYTHTAGLRVVTPGTPADAYHLLRDAIDSPDPVIFLEPKRRYWAKGEVAFDRTATPMDRAVVRRTGKDVTLIAYGPMVTTAMETAEAAIEEGWDVEVVDLRSLSPFDDETVAASVRKTGRAVVVHEASGFCGYGAEVAARLTERCFHHLHAPILRVTGLDIPYPAPKLEEHHLPSVDRILDTMARLQWDDVPFENEVRGA; this is translated from the coding sequence ATGGCGGGCGCGCTGAACGCCGCCATGGCCGACGCGCTGGCTGCCGACGACCGCGTGCTCGTCTTCGGCGAGGACGTCGGCCCGCTCGGCGGTGTCTTCCGGGTCACCGATGGGCTCAGCGAGCGCTTCGGCGAGCGCCGCGTGTTCGACACCCCGCTCGCCGAATCCGGCATCGTCGGCACCGCGATCGGGATGGCGATGAACGGCCTGCGCCCGGTCGTCGAGATGCAGTTCGACGCCTTCGCGTACCCCGCGTTCGAGCAGATCACCAGCCACCTGGCCAAGATGCGCAACCGCACACAGGGCAAGGTCGAGCTGCCGGTCGTCATCCGGATCCCTTACGGCGGCGGCATCGGCGGCGTCGAGCACCACTGCGACTCGTCCGAGGCCTACTACACGCACACCGCGGGCCTGCGCGTCGTCACGCCGGGCACGCCCGCCGACGCCTACCACCTGCTGCGCGACGCGATCGACAGCCCGGACCCGGTGATCTTCCTGGAGCCGAAGCGCCGCTACTGGGCCAAGGGCGAGGTCGCCTTCGACCGCACCGCGACGCCGATGGACCGCGCGGTCGTCCGGCGCACGGGCAAGGACGTCACGCTCATCGCGTACGGGCCGATGGTCACGACCGCCATGGAGACCGCCGAAGCGGCGATCGAGGAGGGTTGGGACGTCGAGGTCGTCGACCTGCGCAGCCTCTCGCCGTTCGACGACGAGACCGTCGCCGCGTCGGTGCGCAAGACCGGGCGCGCGGTCGTGGTGCACGAGGCTTCGGGCTTCTGCGGCTACGGCGCCGAGGTCGCCGCGCGGCTGACCGAGCGGTGCTTCCACCACCTGCACGCGCCGATCCTGCGCGTCACCGGGCTCGACATTCCTTACCCCGCGCCGAAACTGGAAGAACACCACCTGCCGAGCGTCGACCGGATCCTCGACACCATGGCCAGGCTGCAATGGGACGACGTGCCCTTTGAAAACGAGGTGCGCGGTGCCTGA
- the pdhA gene encoding pyruvate dehydrogenase (acetyl-transferring) E1 component subunit alpha codes for MTLTSLPLRHLLPSETPIGLLDADGRLIDGSELTMPGDEVLLDLHRRMVVGRRFDTQATALTKQGRLAVYPSSRGQEACEVGAVVALDAQDWLFPTYRDSVALVTRGVDPVQTLTLLQGGWHLGYDPYELRVAPQCTPLATNTLHAVGVAHAARYKGEDSVALVLLGDGATSEGDTHEALNFAGVWQTPTVFLVQNNGYAISVPMSKQNAAPSLAHKGIGYGIPSLLIDGNDPAAVYSAVRQAVETARAGGGPTLIEAVTYRIEAHTNADDASRYRDSDEVAAWLGRDPLDRLEAYLTGRGLLDDARREAVAAEAEAFAASVRKGMNADVVSTVVRPQSLFDHVYAERTAALREQAAMLEAELAGEEA; via the coding sequence TTGACGCTCACCAGCCTGCCCCTGCGGCATCTCCTGCCGTCCGAAACCCCGATCGGACTGCTGGACGCCGACGGCCGCCTGATCGACGGCTCCGAGCTGACCATGCCCGGCGACGAGGTGCTGCTCGACCTGCACCGCCGGATGGTCGTCGGGCGCCGCTTCGACACCCAGGCCACCGCGCTCACCAAGCAGGGCCGCCTCGCCGTCTACCCGTCTTCGCGCGGGCAGGAGGCTTGCGAGGTCGGCGCCGTCGTCGCGCTCGACGCCCAGGACTGGCTGTTCCCGACCTACCGCGACTCGGTCGCGCTGGTGACCCGCGGCGTCGACCCGGTGCAGACGCTGACGCTGCTGCAGGGCGGCTGGCACCTCGGCTACGACCCGTACGAGCTGCGCGTCGCGCCGCAGTGCACCCCGCTCGCCACGAACACGCTGCACGCCGTCGGCGTCGCGCACGCCGCGCGCTACAAGGGCGAGGACAGTGTCGCGCTCGTGCTGCTCGGCGACGGCGCGACCAGCGAGGGCGACACCCACGAGGCGCTCAACTTCGCGGGCGTGTGGCAGACGCCGACCGTGTTCCTGGTGCAGAACAACGGGTACGCGATCAGCGTGCCGATGAGCAAGCAGAACGCGGCGCCCTCGTTGGCGCACAAGGGGATCGGCTACGGCATCCCGTCGCTGCTCATCGACGGCAACGACCCGGCGGCCGTCTACTCGGCCGTCCGCCAGGCCGTCGAAACCGCCCGCGCTGGCGGCGGGCCGACGCTGATCGAGGCCGTAACCTACCGGATCGAGGCGCACACCAACGCCGACGACGCGTCGCGCTACCGCGATTCGGACGAGGTCGCCGCCTGGCTCGGGCGTGACCCGCTCGACCGGCTGGAGGCTTACCTGACCGGGCGCGGGCTGCTCGACGACGCGCGGCGCGAGGCCGTCGCGGCCGAGGCCGAGGCGTTCGCCGCGTCCGTCCGAAAAGGAATGAACGCTGACGTAGTGAGCACTGTCGTCCGGCCGCAGTCGTTGTTCGACCACGTCTACGCCGAGCGCACGGCCGCGTTGCGCGAGCAGGCGGCGATGCTGGAAGCCGAGCTGGCAGGGGAAGAAGCGTGA
- a CDS encoding Lrp/AsnC family transcriptional regulator: MTSPDDETPSLPGQLDDTDQAIVAQLRADGRMSMRALAERLHISRASAYSRVERLHRDGVITGYSAVIDPERCGYGISAYVYLKVSQHSWKSVKQHVLEIPEVWHGALVSGEYDLVLLVRARDAQSLRHLVLTKLQTVPDVVSSHTVLILDELAPDRAQQ; this comes from the coding sequence ATGACCAGTCCCGACGACGAAACACCGAGCCTGCCTGGACAGCTGGACGACACCGACCAGGCGATCGTCGCCCAGCTCCGCGCGGACGGCCGCATGTCCATGCGCGCCTTGGCCGAGCGCCTCCACATCTCCCGCGCGAGCGCGTACTCCCGCGTCGAGCGCCTGCACCGCGACGGCGTGATCACCGGCTACAGCGCGGTCATCGACCCGGAGCGCTGCGGCTACGGCATCTCGGCGTACGTGTACCTCAAGGTCAGCCAGCATTCCTGGAAGTCGGTCAAGCAGCACGTGCTCGAGATCCCCGAGGTCTGGCACGGCGCGCTCGTCTCCGGCGAGTACGACCTGGTGCTGCTCGTCCGCGCCCGCGACGCCCAGAGTCTCCGCCACCTCGTGCTGACCAAGCTCCAGACCGTTCCCGACGTCGTGTCCAGCCACACCGTCCTCATCCTCGACGAGCTGGCCCCCGACCGCGCCCAGCAGTAG
- a CDS encoding ornithine cyclodeaminase family protein: MLTAAEVRKLIPMPDAVAAVRTAFTDLAAGEFTQPARLSFGGGRALVMSAYHAGSGAAAVKTLSVELDRSPAILGTLVWSSPSGQLVADAIEVTTIRTGAVSGVATDLLAPPTASRLAVLGAGAQAADQVRAVAAVRPLSAVTLHSRNASRVLDLISVLRQEFPAIEFMVAESANDAVSAADVVCCATSASEPVFDAASLPDNVHVNAIGSYLPSMRELPEELLASARVVVVDEVSACMEEAGEIIHAVSTGSLARDSLVELGSALSAPASPGGRTVFKSVGVAAQDWALARLLAERT, encoded by the coding sequence ATGCTCACCGCCGCGGAGGTCCGCAAGCTCATCCCGATGCCCGACGCCGTCGCCGCCGTGCGCACGGCGTTCACCGACCTGGCGGCGGGCGAGTTCACCCAGCCGGCCCGCCTCTCCTTCGGCGGCGGGCGCGCGCTGGTGATGTCGGCCTATCACGCCGGATCCGGTGCGGCGGCGGTGAAAACCCTGAGCGTGGAACTGGACCGCTCACCCGCCATCCTCGGCACACTGGTCTGGAGTTCCCCCAGTGGTCAGCTGGTCGCCGACGCGATCGAGGTGACGACCATCCGCACCGGCGCGGTTTCCGGCGTCGCCACAGACCTTCTGGCCCCACCCACCGCTTCACGACTGGCCGTCCTGGGCGCCGGAGCACAAGCCGCCGATCAGGTGCGCGCGGTCGCGGCGGTCCGGCCGTTGTCCGCGGTGACCCTGCACTCGCGGAACGCTTCTCGCGTTTTGGACCTGATTTCCGTTCTGCGACAGGAGTTCCCGGCCATCGAGTTCATGGTGGCCGAGTCTGCCAACGACGCGGTGTCGGCGGCCGATGTCGTCTGCTGCGCGACTTCCGCTTCGGAGCCGGTGTTCGACGCGGCCTCGTTGCCGGACAACGTGCACGTCAACGCGATCGGCTCGTATCTGCCCTCGATGCGGGAGTTGCCCGAGGAGTTGCTCGCCTCCGCGCGCGTGGTGGTCGTCGATGAGGTGAGCGCGTGCATGGAGGAGGCCGGGGAGATCATCCACGCGGTGTCTACCGGGTCGCTCGCGCGGGATTCGTTGGTGGAGCTGGGTTCCGCGTTGAGTGCGCCGGCGTCGCCCGGTGGGCGGACGGTGTTCAAGAGCGTGGGGGTCGCCGCGCAGGACTGGGCGTTGGCCCGCTTGCTCGCCGAGCGGACGTAA
- a CDS encoding cupin domain-containing protein has product MRIPVRATLAAVAALGALLVPANAEATPGSGVTGVILSKTTLGKTDYILREITIQPGGGTGWHFHDGTLYAFVKAGTLTHNDADCVTQDVYRTGATFVEPKGSDKVHIGRNLGSTPIVLDVLYVLPTGSPLAEDAPNPGCDFQ; this is encoded by the coding sequence ATGCGCATCCCAGTCCGAGCCACTCTCGCCGCCGTTGCCGCCCTGGGCGCGCTGCTCGTCCCGGCGAACGCCGAGGCCACGCCCGGGTCCGGCGTCACCGGCGTGATCCTCTCGAAGACCACCCTCGGCAAGACCGACTACATCCTGCGCGAGATCACCATCCAGCCCGGCGGCGGCACCGGCTGGCACTTCCACGACGGCACGCTCTACGCCTTCGTCAAGGCAGGCACCCTGACCCACAACGACGCCGACTGCGTCACCCAGGACGTCTACCGCACCGGCGCCACCTTCGTCGAGCCCAAGGGCTCCGACAAAGTCCACATCGGACGCAATCTCGGCAGCACTCCGATCGTGCTCGATGTGCTGTACGTCCTGCCGACCGGCAGCCCGCTCGCGGAGGACGCGCCCAACCCCGGCTGCGACTTCCAATAG
- a CDS encoding aldehyde dehydrogenase family protein → MSDELFHFIGGKPVFGTSGRFHELPGMRVPLADKREVDYAVEVAVAAQDDWALWQPDRRLRGLMDFLERVSDELDGCPVMVPVWNAAPAIACGNSFVLKPSERDPSIALRLATTFLDAGLPPGVFNVVNGDREAVDALIAHPRVDAIGFVGPSAVAESVQATALAYGKTAQCFHGTRGHLVPVPEPDTDQVVGALVGAGTGPASEAQMATTLVAQFAGRAPDPVVERLAAVYRPDFRRSAGAR, encoded by the coding sequence GTGAGTGACGAACTATTCCATTTCATCGGCGGCAAGCCGGTTTTCGGGACATCGGGGCGGTTCCACGAGCTGCCCGGCATGCGTGTCCCGCTGGCGGACAAGCGTGAGGTCGACTACGCCGTCGAAGTGGCCGTCGCGGCGCAGGACGACTGGGCGCTGTGGCAGCCGGACCGGCGACTGCGGGGGCTGATGGACTTCCTGGAGCGTGTCAGTGACGAACTCGACGGCTGCCCGGTGATGGTCCCGGTGTGGAACGCCGCGCCCGCCATCGCCTGCGGGAACTCGTTCGTGCTCAAGCCATCCGAGCGCGACCCGTCGATCGCCTTGCGCCTCGCGACCACGTTCCTCGACGCGGGGCTGCCGCCGGGCGTCTTCAACGTCGTCAACGGTGACCGCGAGGCCGTCGACGCGCTCATCGCGCATCCCCGCGTCGACGCGATCGGCTTCGTCGGCCCCTCCGCCGTGGCCGAGTCCGTGCAGGCGACCGCGCTCGCGTACGGCAAGACGGCCCAGTGCTTCCACGGCACCCGCGGCCACCTCGTGCCCGTCCCCGAGCCCGACACCGACCAGGTGGTCGGCGCGCTCGTCGGCGCGGGCACCGGCCCCGCGAGCGAGGCGCAGATGGCCACCACACTGGTGGCCCAGTTCGCAGGCCGCGCCCCAGACCCGGTGGTCGAACGCCTGGCCGCCGTCTACCGCCCCGACTTCCGGCGTTCGGCAGGTGCCCGATGA
- the cobF gene encoding precorrin-6A synthase (deacetylating), whose amino-acid sequence MRRLYVIGIGAGDPEHLTVQAINRLNEVDVFFVLDKGKEKADLVRLRHEILDRYVTRPYRLAEARDPERDRTPADYEAEVKAWHGRRVDVYQGLITGELRENEVGAFLVWGDPALYDSTITLLNAVQERGIAFDYTVIPGVSSVSVLAAQHRTTFNRIGTAVQITTGRRLADGWPDGAADVLVMLDAHCTFTRFTGEDMDIFWGAYLGTPDELVVSGRLADVAEEIVALRSQARERKGWIMDTYLLRRN is encoded by the coding sequence GTGCGCAGGCTCTATGTGATCGGTATCGGTGCTGGTGACCCCGAGCACCTGACGGTTCAGGCGATCAACCGGCTGAACGAGGTCGACGTCTTCTTCGTGCTGGACAAGGGCAAGGAGAAGGCCGACCTGGTGCGGTTGCGCCACGAGATCCTCGACCGGTACGTGACCAGGCCGTACCGGCTGGCCGAGGCGCGCGACCCCGAACGTGACCGCACACCGGCCGACTACGAGGCGGAAGTCAAGGCGTGGCACGGACGGCGCGTCGATGTCTACCAAGGGCTCATTACCGGGGAACTGCGCGAGAACGAGGTCGGCGCGTTCCTCGTGTGGGGTGATCCCGCGCTCTACGACAGCACGATCACTCTCTTGAACGCCGTACAGGAGCGGGGAATCGCGTTCGACTACACCGTGATTCCGGGCGTCAGCAGTGTTTCCGTGCTGGCGGCGCAGCACAGAACGACGTTCAACCGGATCGGCACCGCCGTGCAGATCACCACGGGACGGCGGCTCGCCGACGGCTGGCCGGACGGCGCCGCCGATGTGCTCGTCATGCTCGACGCGCACTGCACGTTCACCCGGTTCACCGGTGAGGACATGGACATCTTCTGGGGCGCCTACCTCGGCACGCCCGACGAGCTCGTCGTTTCCGGGCGGCTCGCGGACGTCGCCGAGGAGATCGTGGCCCTGCGTTCGCAAGCCCGCGAACGGAAAGGCTGGATCATGGACACCTATCTGTTGCGGCGCAACTAA
- a CDS encoding PhzF family phenazine biosynthesis protein produces MELLRYSAFTTDPQGGNPAGVVLDAGHLGADEMLRIAAEIGYSETAFVDGDRVRYFSPLAEVDFCGHATIATAVALAERFGAGPMRFRTNAGEIAVETVVVDGRVTATLTSAPARSRPATGTELDEVLGALRWDHADLDPEFPPHVAFAGNDHFVLAAATRERLAKLDYDFAALGDVMSRGGWTTVHLVWAGADGVFHARDPFPPGGVVEDAATGAAAAAFGGYLRAIGKLESGRFLVRQGEDMGRPSLLTVDVDERAGVRVTGNAVEMTSGA; encoded by the coding sequence ATGGAACTGCTGCGCTACTCCGCCTTCACCACCGACCCGCAGGGCGGCAACCCCGCGGGCGTCGTGCTCGACGCTGGCCACCTCGGCGCCGACGAGATGCTCCGTATCGCCGCCGAGATCGGCTACTCCGAGACCGCGTTCGTCGACGGTGACCGCGTCCGCTACTTCAGCCCGCTGGCCGAGGTCGACTTCTGCGGCCACGCCACGATCGCCACCGCCGTGGCGCTCGCCGAGCGGTTCGGCGCCGGGCCGATGCGGTTCCGGACCAACGCGGGCGAGATCGCCGTCGAAACGGTCGTCGTGGACGGCCGGGTGACCGCGACGCTCACCAGCGCCCCGGCCCGCTCGCGGCCCGCGACCGGAACCGAACTCGACGAGGTGCTCGGCGCGCTCCGCTGGGACCACGCCGACCTCGACCCGGAGTTCCCGCCGCACGTGGCGTTCGCCGGGAACGACCACTTCGTGCTGGCCGCCGCCACCCGCGAGCGGCTCGCGAAGCTCGACTACGACTTCGCGGCGCTCGGCGACGTGATGAGCCGGGGCGGGTGGACCACCGTGCACCTGGTCTGGGCCGGCGCCGACGGCGTGTTCCACGCCCGCGACCCGTTCCCGCCCGGCGGGGTCGTCGAAGACGCGGCGACCGGTGCGGCCGCCGCCGCGTTCGGTGGCTACCTGCGGGCGATCGGCAAGCTCGAAAGTGGCCGTTTCCTGGTGCGGCAAGGGGAAGACATGGGACGGCCGAGCTTGCTGACCGTCGACGTCGATGAGCGGGCCGGTGTCCGCGTCACCGGGAACGCCGTCGAAATGACCAGCGGCGCGTAG
- a CDS encoding LysR family transcriptional regulator, whose amino-acid sequence MDTRLISTFTTLARTGSFTAAAAELHLAQSTVTAHIQSLERELRVRLVDRLPSGAALTEAGRRTLERAQLLLDAEAALRAEAAADGPIEGEVTVGATESLCAYLLPGAIAALHASHPAVDVRLTPSGTAGTVERLRDGRLSVGLILEPALRAPDLVIEKAGSLEVAFACAPDHELTGRKAGWAELAGHRWFLLEEGCTYSDDVARELAAGANPQITRLGSVEAVRACVAAGLGLTLLPTFALADRGLATFHAPKIRQNSIFLARHARRSPSRAQRAVLDELTKAAALLN is encoded by the coding sequence GTGGACACCCGGCTGATCTCGACCTTCACCACGCTCGCCCGCACCGGCAGCTTCACCGCGGCGGCGGCCGAGCTGCATCTCGCCCAGTCGACCGTCACCGCGCACATCCAGTCGCTGGAACGCGAACTGCGTGTCCGCCTCGTCGACCGCCTGCCGTCCGGCGCCGCACTCACCGAGGCGGGCCGCCGCACACTGGAACGAGCCCAGCTCCTGCTCGACGCCGAGGCCGCACTGCGCGCCGAAGCCGCGGCCGACGGCCCGATCGAGGGCGAGGTGACCGTCGGCGCGACCGAGTCGCTCTGTGCGTACCTCCTGCCCGGCGCGATCGCCGCGCTGCACGCGAGCCATCCGGCCGTCGACGTGCGCCTGACGCCCTCGGGCACCGCGGGCACGGTCGAGCGGCTGCGCGACGGGCGGCTTTCGGTCGGCCTGATCCTCGAACCGGCGCTGCGCGCGCCCGACCTCGTGATCGAGAAGGCGGGCTCGCTCGAAGTCGCCTTCGCCTGCGCCCCGGACCATGAGCTGACCGGCCGCAAGGCGGGCTGGGCCGAACTCGCCGGGCACCGCTGGTTCCTGCTCGAGGAGGGCTGCACGTACAGCGACGACGTCGCCCGCGAACTCGCGGCGGGCGCCAATCCGCAGATCACCCGGCTCGGCAGCGTCGAGGCCGTCCGCGCGTGCGTGGCGGCGGGCCTGGGGCTCACCCTGCTGCCGACCTTCGCGCTCGCGGACCGCGGCCTCGCCACGTTCCACGCGCCGAAGATCCGGCAGAACTCGATCTTCCTGGCCAGGCACGCCCGCCGCTCCCCCAGCCGCGCGCAGCGCGCGGTGCTCGACGAGCTGACGAAGGCGGCCGCCCTGCTGAATTGA